The window CCAAATGAGGAGCAGAATGGAGCACCATGGTCTGCAGGTCTCACTGtaggacagggagcagctctgtcactgcaggTAGCAGCAGAATGTGGGTAGCAGGTGAAGGGCACAGCATGGCCTGGTGGCATCTCCAGGGCTCTGTGTCCTCCTGGCTGGGGACATGCTAAAGCTTCCTAGAGGGGAGAGCCAGCTCTCCCTTGGGACCAGCAAGGAATGGGGCCCTGCTGGAAAcaccagcagcctctgctgttGGCTGGTGCCAGGCACAAAGGGAGCCCAGGCTCTGTCTCAGAAAGGCatttccagcagagctccccCAGAGCAGGCTCTGACAAAGGGCTGGAggtccagggctgggcagggatgtcCAGCATGGATCCAAGACTGGATCCCTGTGCATCAGCCCAGGGTGGGGTGGCTCTGATCTGCTGTGGAGAGAGGACAGCTCAGAGTGCTCAGGGAGAGGGGTCAGTGTCAGAGCGTGGCTCGGGGAGGGCATGGCGCCAGGGTGCCCCCTCGTCCCGCCGCAGAGGTGGGCAAACCAGGAGGAACCCGGCTTCtgcctccaacccaaacccaaagcTCTCCTGAGCTTCAAAAGGAGGGCCCCAAACacctccccagcacctcctcgGCAACAGAGCAGAGACCCGTGAGAGTCCCAGGAAAAGCCCCACCGAATTTTCCAGACCAGagggctcagcagagctcaggaaaaGTCCCGCCCTGGCCCCGCATGCCCGAGCTGAGGGGGGCTCAGGTGTGCCCACCTCTGGGCTGGGCGCAGCACATGCACATGCAGTGGGCAAGCGATGAGGCGGGCAGGGTCGGGGCCGGTGCCCACCCCCGCTGGGGCTGCACGGGGAGCGTGGGCGTGCCGCCGGCGTGGCCAGCCCCATCCCCTGGCAGTGATTGCTCCCattggcagctccagctgggatctCTGCTTACAGAGGGGAACCCCCGGGGAGCCCCCCTGGATTTGAGGTCAGGATGAATCGTTCCTGATGGGGCCATCACAGGCACAATTTGTGCAGGGAGGGTTCAGcctctctctctgctcagcctccctcagggtgggcaggcacagggctggtgTGAGTGCTGGCCCccccaggcagctcagagcctcTTGGCCCCTGTGGGGTGGGATGGCAGCCACAGTGCTtggggagccccagcccagctctccgggggctgcaggagagctgggcaggggggaTGAGGCAGTTTGggtcaggcaggagcagagcatggGTCGGGTGCCAGCAGGAGGATGGGACCAGCTCCACAGGAGAGGAGACACAAGGTGAGGACATGGCAGGGTCAGGAACACGAGCAGAAGCCAAGTCATCCCAATGGGCCAGGGCCTCTCCTGCCCTTGGGAGGGCTCTTGCTCACAGGCACGATCAGGACCACCTTACTTAGTGGGATAGAAGATGCCACAGCTGATGCCCAGCTGTCTGTTCTTCGGGCTCCTCCAGCACCCAACCCCCGGCCCGGTGCATCTTGTATTCCAGTAAATAGGGTGACAGACGGACTTGTTTTGGGAAGGATGGACAATATGATGCACCAATGAGGACTAAGATACTCCAGAGAGAGAATACCTCCTGCTTGTGCCTGGGGGTTGTTTCGTGCTCCGGCTGGCAGCAAAGAGAGGGTTAAAAGTAACCAGCAGGGTCAGTTGAGGGCACTtctcacaaacaccacagttAAGTTGATAGGCTGGTAGGGAccccccccttccctcccagcatgGGGCTGAaatgggctgggacagcccagggaccaGGCCAGGACGGggtgggctgtgcccaggcagtgGTGGGCACTGATGTGCTcagcctgtccccatccctgtcccagaaCTGGGCTGCTCCCAGGTCCAGCCATGCCTGGACATGAGCCTTGAGACCACCTGGAAGGCTCTGGGGAATCCAAGTTAATCTGAACCCCTGTGACAGCTCCGCTTCCACTGGTGGGGCCAAGAGCCACATCCCCAGGGCCCCAccagcctggggcacagctgacacccacagggctgcagggaccctgcCCTGAGGTGAcccttcctgcctgcagcccagccctgctgcctgtgcccagtCCCTGCCTGCCTACCCCTCCACCCCCACCCTCTTCTGCCCACCTCGGCTGTACCTTCAGCTCCTTGATCTTCGTCGGGGTGGTCACCTCCTCATCCTCCGTCTCAGAGCGTCTCCTGCTGCCAAACTCACCGTCCTCATCCTGCTTCTCCCCCTCAGGCCCGGCGTCGTGGTTCTCACTGACAGAGGCTGGGCGCGAGAACTCTGCCCATGGGGGACAGATGggtcaccccagccctgctgccctgctcctgccccagccctgccaccctgctcctgccccagccccctgcccctgccagctctgccagctgggtcactgcagccctgccaatctgctcctgccccagccctgccacactGCCCCAGTCCTgccaccctgctcctgccccagccctgccaccctgctcctgccccagccctgctgccctgctcctaccccagccctgccaccctgctcctgcccctgccagctctgccagctgggtcattgcagccctgccaccctgccccagccccagccctgccagctcacACCTGGGTCAGGTGATTCCAGGggtcccagggcacaggggagggaGTGATGTGTCCCTGAGCTGCctgaccccagccctgctgtgtccccctgttCATGCACAGACTGTGCTACCCCTAGGGGTGGGGACAACCCCTGTGCCACACGGAtgaggctggggacagcctcCAGAAGGAAGCCTGATGCTGCTGTGAGCCAGCCCAGCGAGGCCGGGCAGCGTCCCCTGttggtgccagagcagcagtgtccccgtgtcccctgtacCTCCGTCCAGGCTGCGGGACATGGTGTAGCGTTTGCTGGAGGAGCGCTCAAAGAAGGGCGCGGGGCGGTCGATGAGGGCGCTGGCCTGGCGCGTCTGCGCCTGCGTGCGCCCGCTGTACCGAAACTTGGAGCCCATCACCAGGAAACCCTTGGGGGGcggctctggggacaccagccTGGGGGTCACAGGGGTGGGACAGCGTCAGCGAGCCCCAGCCAGgccccctggcactgctccccaCGTGCACCcactgcagcagaagcaggaatGTGTCTGCCTCTGGGAAAAGAGGCCTGGAGAAGGTCTAGGGAAGGTGCCTCACCTGAAGAAGGTGTGATGCTCTATGCAGACCTTCCAGAGCCTCTTGGCTGAGCGGTGGTTGGGCAGCTTGAAGCCAATGGTGCTCTCAAACTGTTCGTACTTGGGGGAGACAGAGACAGGCTGTTACAGGCACAtcctgccctgggggacacGCCAGGACCTTGCCAAGCTCCTCAGGTtcccctggcaggagctgtgaccGTGCAAAAGACCCTCAAAAATCTTATTCAAATTCATGCTGAGATGGTCCATGCCCAGCAGAGTGATACACCCCATGGCTCTGCCCTAAGCACCGTCCTCAGCTGTAAATGGCTTTTCGGTGCAAGAGAAATTCCCTcaagaaacaaaaagcttttacagctgttttgGTCTGAGGGCATCACTCCCAGGTGTGCTGTCCTTGCCCTCCAGCCTGCTGGAACACGTGGgtagaaatgcattttcctaCCATAAATGAGTGGAAATAAAGtctgaaaatgaatgaaaaaaccTTGTGAAGATGTGACAAAAATGGCCCTTAACCCCCATTCCTGGGCAAGCTCCCTATACCAGCAGGGTCATGATGTCTGTCAGGAATGGAATCCTGGGGTCCCTCAGCTGTTAGAAGTCACAAGATAACACGAAAGAAAATCCATGCCACAGGAAATGTGCTCTCTTGGCCAGTATGGTCATAAATGCGGGATCCTTGGAGCAGAGGCCAGAGCCAGGTGAGGAAATCCTCACCATCAGCTCTGATCCCTCAGGACAGGTACCCAGGGGCTGCACCAGCACCCGGCACCCACCTCCCCCGGGCGGATCTTGATGTAGAAGTTGCTCCTCTTGTAGGAAATCTTGAGGATCTTGGGCCAGGCGAAGCGGTTGATGCGCAGCCGGTCCCTGTAGATGAGGAGGCCGTTGGCACAGACGCCCAGCATGATGTCGATGCCCTCTGAGTCCTGGAGGAGAcaaggggacaggaggggacagaagggGACAGGTCAGCAGCTCGGCaagagccagcctggccagcagTGCCACATCCCTCCTGCAGAAtgctgcaggcctggctggcagGGGGAACAGTGAACCCCAGGCTGGTAGAGTCTGATCTCTGGAGCTTCTCTGGTGCCACCCAGGAGCCttccctgcaggaggaaggtgggcaggagcaggctgggaaggggcagcgCTCTGGCAGCCCCCAACCCCGTACCTTAGCGTGGTGCAGGTCCACCCCATACATGGAGAGCTTCTTGGCATTCTCCAGGAAATGGATTTCTGCTTCCCCGGGGGTCATTCCCCTGCAGGGAGACACAGAGGGGGACACGTGGCTGGGCAGCCCAGGGCCGTGGGGCAGCTGTCCTGtctgtgctgtcccctgccGGGGCTCACCGGTAGGTCTTGTGCAGCTCCATGATGCGCTCCTCCAGCTCCCGCGTCTGGTTGGGGGCGAAGCGCAGCTCGCTGACGTAGTTGCCCACGTGCTCCTCGGTGTCGTGGTCCCCCAGCTCGGCCTGCACGGCGTAGGAGCCCAGCAGGGCGTGGGTGAcaaaggagcagggcaggcgGCCCGTGATGATGTCGGCAcggagctgcaggcacaggtagtatctgcaggaggggcaggcgGTCAGAGCGGGCCAGGGCACCCAGGAACCAATCTGGTGccccccagggcaggctggggctctCCAGGAAGGAGACTTGTGCACCCCACAGCAGGCTGGGACTCCCTGGGAAGGAGGCCCATTGTCCTCACCTGGTGATGTCCTCTGTGAGCTGGGCAGGGTCTGGAGGGTAGAACTTCACAGTGAAGGCAAAGTTCCAGGGCCcgcctggggaggggagagagcagTTCAGGACAGCACCCAAGGGgctgcacacagggcacaggagcatCCGTGTGTCCACTGAggatcctgctgctccctccaagccttgcacagggcagggaaaagggggCTCTAGAGGctgccaggggcacagcccTTGGGACTCCAGCACAGCTTTTGGGGAATCCTTCCCAGAGAGCTGAGGACAGCAAAGCATCACAACTGCGGGAGCCACAAGCTCAGTGTCCCAGCAAAAGCCTCCTGTGTCCCAGAAGGTGACACCTTGGGCAACAGCTCTTCTGCCATCCCAAGGTAATACCATGGCAAATGCACCCCAGGACCCAGCAATGACCCCCACTCTCCCCACCATCCCTGTCTCCCCTGCACGGGGCAGGTGGTGCCCAGAGTGGCACCAAGTGTCAGACAGCTCTCCATGGAACAGAGTCCTTTGTCCCCTCGCCTCTCATGAGTAGAAAAGAGGTGGATAACAAACAGCTGAATGAGCaacagtgtccctgtccccaggccagcTGCCAAAGGTAccctccagggcaggaggggaggtgACCGGCCACAGGACAGCCACACTGAGCCATCCAGGAGCCCCATGGGCTGAGGAGGATGGACCCTCCCCAGGCACTTACTGCGGATCTGCTTCTTGATCTCCTTGGAGGGGTCCAGCCAGTTCTGCAATGAGGAGACAGCAGGTCAGGGGGGTCCCCACCTTGGAtgggggggctgcagagggacctCCCATGCTCACCTTCTGGCTGTCTGAATCACAGAAGGTGAGGCCAAAGTAGTCCTTCTCCAGGAGGTTGAGGTGCTCGCACACCATGTCAAAGAGCACCTGGCCTCGGGCGTGTTTCTGTCAGAGACATGGACAGGCTGATGTCAGCTGGTCCCTTGGACTCCTGGACACCTTCCAGGTGACCATCAGAACATCCTCTCACCCAGCATGGgctccagcacatcccagccttGCAGCCCCAGGATCACCTGTGTGTCCCTAAAGCGGTGCCAAaggctgtcccagggctgcagagatggGGCACCAGTGTGGGgacatcccagggctgcagggatgggctccTGGTGGCTGGATCCCCAAGCTCTGCATAACAAGAGCCACCAGGAGCCAGGAGCATGTGGAGTGATGGAGAGCACCCTTGGTGCAGCCACTACCAGgtgtgtgtcccctctgtcccaccCTGCAGCCACTGTCAGGtgtgtgtcccccctgtcccatcctgcagccactgccaggTGTGTGTCTCCTCTGTCCCACCCTGCAGCCACTGTCAGgtgtgtgtcccctctgtcccaccCTGCAGCCACTGTCAGGTGTATGTcctccctgtcccatcctgcagccactgccaggtgtgtgtccctgctgtcccatcctgcagccactgccaggTGCCTGAACTGCCAGGCAGAGCTCTATCCCCAGCCATTAAGCTTCTGACTTAGACACTGTTTTCTCTTATGAGTAGCTACCAAATTTGGTTTCACTGGGCTGATATCCCCTGCAAGGGTCTTTCTTTCCAGACTTTTAActaattttgaaatttcaaCTTAAATAGCTATTTCTGTATGTGTTTTTCCCTAGGATAGAGGTACTACAAAGCTGTCCTAGGAAGAGTCCTGTCCTTCAGGACTCTCTGGACTGGGCAgggtcccagcagtgtcccctcctTGGTGCCCGCACAGGCCCCCAAATCTGGGACTCACCTCCACCTCGCACTCATATTCGGACGCATCGAGCAGGGTCACCCTGCACAGGGCACTCTTCACTTTCTTGGTGGTTTTCTGGGGTGACTTCTGGGTcttgctgggagttgttttgtCAGAGAGCCCGTCGGTCTCGCTGTAGTCCTTGTCCTCCATgtctgtgccctggagcagggacacacagagggtGACCTGGCAGCCCTGCCGAGGGACACATGGGCAGAGGGGGAaggctctgcacagcagagcGGGGTAGCTGCTGATGGACAGTGCCCAGCCAAGGCCAGTTCCACCAACCCACACTGCCAGCATagcccagctcctggaaaaCGGACACCGGGGgtcagttcagcaaccaaatcTCCCTGCTCGAccaccagggcagcagctccgctccccacagccccacagccaacAGCGGCTGCAGCCGGGGCTCCCAGCCAGGCCCGGGGAGCTCAGTGGGGACACGGCACCGCTGCCCACAGCCATGGCGGGCCAGCAGGGCCGTTCCCAGCGCTGGCACACCATCGGCCTCACCATCATCCGCGGCCCgtcctgcctgcaggagccGTGCGGGCAGCGGGGGCAGCGGCACAGCCCGGCCGGCCCCGCCTCGGGGGCTCCTCTGGGGCTGCCCCCGAGGGCCGGGCCCGCCTCACGGCACCACGGCCAGCAGCGAGCGGTGCCACGGCCTCTCccgtgctgctcctgcccgTCCCTTCTCACGTTCCCCGGCCGACACCCACTCACCGGCTCCATGTTTCGGGTGTCCGGCTGTGCCCCGAGCTTCTCATTGGCGTCGGTGTCGCGGCCGGCGGGGCTGGGCGCGGCCGTGGGGCCCTGGGCGGccgcctccagctgctgctgcggAGCGTCCTCCTGCGCGTTCCTCACCTCAGAGCCCGGGCCTGTCTCCGTTGTCATGACCGCCGGTCACCGCGCTGTCACCGCCACCGGAGAGAGACAGCAGGTGTCAcccggggctgggggatgctgcCCGGGCAGCCGGCTGGGATGCCCTGGCTGCTCGGGGAAGGCTGGGACAGGCTTGGGATGTGCCCATCTCTGCCTCACACGGATCCACTGCCAGAGCCCAAtaatccctgtccctgcacagatcCACTGCCAGAccactgtccctgtccatgcACAGATCCACTGCCAGATcccaatccctgtccctgcacagatcCACTGCCAGaccactgtccctgtccctgcacagatcCACTGCCAGATCCCAGATCCCTGTCCACTCAGATCCACTGCCAGATcccaatccctgtccctgcacagatcCACTGCCAGATCCCAGATCCCTGTCCACTCAGATCCACTGACAGATCCcagatccctgtccctgcacagatcCACTGCCAGAccactgtccctgtccatgcACAGATCCACTGCCAGAGCCCAAtaatccctgtccctgcacagatcCACGGCCAGATcccaatccctgtccctgcacagatcCACTGCCAGaccactgtccctgtccctgcacagatcCACTGCCAGATCCCAGATCCCTGTCCACTCAGATCCACTGCCAGATcccaatccctgtccctgcacagatcCACTGCCAGATCCCAGATCCCTGTCCACTCAGATCCACTGACAGATCCCAGATCCCTGTCCACTCAGATCCACTGACAGATCCcagatccctgtccctgcacagatcCACTGCCAGAGCCCAATCCCTGTCCACTCAGATCCACTGCCAGAGCCCAGatctctgtccctgcacagatCCACTGCCAGATCCCAGATCCCTGTCCTTGCACAAATCCACTGCCAGATCCCAGATCCCTGTCCTTGCACAGATCCACTGCCAGTGCCCAATCCTTGTCCACTCACAGATCCACTGCCAGATCCCAGATCCCTGTCCTTGCACAAATCCACTGCCAGATCCCAGATCCCTGTCCATGCCCAGATCCACTGCCAGATCCcagatccctgtccctgcacagatcCACTGCCAGAGCCCAGATCCCTGTCTGTGCCAAGTGCTGGCTTTCCAaagggctggtggcagcagcacaggacaccAGGATTTCAAACTCTGAGCTGGAGGACAAGAGCCAGCAGTGGGGAGGGACATCAGTGACAGGGATCCACCATGGACAGGGATGCACCTGGTcgtgcagagctgctctgaccCCCTGCTCCCACACCCCTGCACCGGCTGGAACCTTCCCTTGCTGTTTTCTAGGAGTGGGAGGCAAAGGCAGGCTGTGAGTCAGGGAAGGGCTGtagtgaaacaggaaatggcagaCACGGACAGTGCACAGCTCGCATCCGGGCTGGCTGCTTTGCTCCCCTCCggccaccccagcagcagcagcagcacgctGGGTTCCCACGACCAGCCTGGGACCCTGTGGATTCCTGCCTCCAACCCCAGCTgcctgaaaaacaaacccagggccaggaacagggaggggaaggcactTTCCATGCCGGGATGCTCAGCAGTGTGGTTTTGGAACCTTTATGgttttgaaacattttatgCCAACAGAGCATGGGCTAGCAAGGTGTCCTGAGAGGGTCCACACTCCACAGGTCATGGAGCACCCTTTGGACCATCAC of the Molothrus aeneus isolate 106 chromosome 17, BPBGC_Maene_1.0, whole genome shotgun sequence genome contains:
- the EPB41L1 gene encoding band 4.1-like protein 1 isoform X12, with the protein product MTTETGPGSEVRNAQEDAPQQQLEAAAQGPTAAPSPAGRDTDANEKLGAQPDTRNMEPGTDMEDKDYSETDGLSDKTTPSKTQKSPQKTTKKVKSALCRVTLLDASEYECEVEKHARGQVLFDMVCEHLNLLEKDYFGLTFCDSDSQKNWLDPSKEIKKQIRSGPWNFAFTVKFYPPDPAQLTEDITRYYLCLQLRADIITGRLPCSFVTHALLGSYAVQAELGDHDTEEHVGNYVSELRFAPNQTRELEERIMELHKTYRGMTPGEAEIHFLENAKKLSMYGVDLHHAKDSEGIDIMLGVCANGLLIYRDRLRINRFAWPKILKISYKRSNFYIKIRPGEYEQFESTIGFKLPNHRSAKRLWKVCIEHHTFFRLVSPEPPPKGFLVMGSKFRYSGRTQAQTRQASALIDRPAPFFERSSSKRYTMSRSLDGEFSRPASVSENHDAGPEGEKQDEDGEFGSRRRSETEDEEVTTPTKIKELKPEHETTPRHKQEFLDKPEDVLLKHQASINELKRTLKEPNSKLVHRDRDRRLPSSPASSSPKHEDETPKGTPEKATERAGAREGPEERVKPPRHRAPESDTGDEEPDQEKDSVFLKDNHLAIERKCSSITVSSTSSLEAEVDFTVIGDFHGTAFEDISRSLPELDKDKSETEDEGLVSFQHTDKVVPGLEEDVKGRDKVSQPSPDVSQPEPSAPKADAVTVKKPEAEGSAPHRVSTTDTAQVDGGTPGSRDTTTTTTAQAGTTETALVTSDHSTKAGKGAAPTADLRSLSPISGGSAGKEVLTSIFSATAETLSTSTTTHVTKTVKGGFSETRIEKRIIITGDEDVDQDQALALAIKEAKLQHPDMLVTKAVVYRETEPSPEERDKKPQES
- the EPB41L1 gene encoding band 4.1-like protein 1 isoform X14 — protein: MTTETGPGSEVRNAQEDAPQQQLEAAAQGPTAAPSPAGRDTDANEKLGAQPDTRNMEPGTDMEDKDYSETDGLSDKTTPSKTQKSPQKTTKKVKSALCRVTLLDASEYECEVEKHARGQVLFDMVCEHLNLLEKDYFGLTFCDSDSQKNWLDPSKEIKKQIRSGPWNFAFTVKFYPPDPAQLTEDITRYYLCLQLRADIITGRLPCSFVTHALLGSYAVQAELGDHDTEEHVGNYVSELRFAPNQTRELEERIMELHKTYRGMTPGEAEIHFLENAKKLSMYGVDLHHAKDSEGIDIMLGVCANGLLIYRDRLRINRFAWPKILKISYKRSNFYIKIRPGEYEQFESTIGFKLPNHRSAKRLWKVCIEHHTFFRLVSPEPPPKGFLVMGSKFRYSGRTQAQTRQASALIDRPAPFFERSSSKRYTMSRSLDGEFSRPASVSENHDAGPEGEKQDEDGEFGSRRRSETEDEEVTTPTKIKELKPEHETTPRHKQEFLDKPEDVLLKHQASINELKRTLKEPNSKLVHRDRDRRLPSSPASSSPKHEDETPKGTPEKATEPSAPKADAVTVKKPEAEGSAPHRVSTTDTAQVDGGTPGSRDTTTTTTAQAGTTETALVTSDHSTKAGKGAAPTADLRSLSPISGGSAGKEVLTSIFSATAETLSTSTTTHVTKTVKGGFSETRIEKRIIITGDEDVDQDQALALAIKEAKLQHPDMLVTKAVVYRETEPSPEERDKKPQES
- the EPB41L1 gene encoding band 4.1-like protein 1 isoform X11, yielding MTTETGPGSEVRNAQEDAPQQQLEAAAQGPTAAPSPAGRDTDANEKLGAQPDTRNMEPGTDMEDKDYSETDGLSDKTTPSKTQKSPQKTTKKVKSALCRVTLLDASEYECEVEKHARGQVLFDMVCEHLNLLEKDYFGLTFCDSDSQKNWLDPSKEIKKQIRSGPWNFAFTVKFYPPDPAQLTEDITRYYLCLQLRADIITGRLPCSFVTHALLGSYAVQAELGDHDTEEHVGNYVSELRFAPNQTRELEERIMELHKTYRGMTPGEAEIHFLENAKKLSMYGVDLHHAKDSEGIDIMLGVCANGLLIYRDRLRINRFAWPKILKISYKRSNFYIKIRPGEYEQFESTIGFKLPNHRSAKRLWKVCIEHHTFFRLVSPEPPPKGFLVMGSKFRYSGRTQAQTRQASALIDRPAPFFERSSSKRYTMSRSLDGEFSRPASVSENHDAGPEGEKQDEDGEFGSRRRSETEDEEVTTPTKIKELKPEHETTPRHKQEFLDKPEDVLLKHQASINELKRTLKEPNSKLVHRDRDRRLPSSPASSSPKHEDETPKGTPEKATETMEEDTLEDFASGHGASLSMESFTQKSLVSSPERAGAREGPEERVKPPRHRAPESDTGDEEPDQEKDSVFLKDNHLAIERKCSSITVSSTSSLEAEVDFTVIGDFHGTAFEDISRSLPELDKDKSETEDEGLVSFQHTDKVVPGLEEDVKGRDKVSQPSPDVSQPEPSAPKADAVTVKKPEAEGSAPHRVSTTDTAQVDGGTPGSRDTTTTTTAQAGTTETALVTSDHSTKAGKGAAPTADLRSLSPISGGSAGKEVLTSIFSATAETLSTSTTTHVTKTVKGGFSETRIEKRIIITGDEDVDQDQALALAIKEAKLQHPDMLVTKAVVYRETEPSPEERDKKPQES
- the EPB41L1 gene encoding band 4.1-like protein 1 isoform X16, whose translation is MTTETGPGSEVRNAQEDAPQQQLEAAAQGPTAAPSPAGRDTDANEKLGAQPDTRNMEPGTDMEDKDYSETDGLSDKTTPSKTQKSPQKTTKKVKSALCRVTLLDASEYECEVEKHARGQVLFDMVCEHLNLLEKDYFGLTFCDSDSQKNWLDPSKEIKKQIRSGPWNFAFTVKFYPPDPAQLTEDITRYYLCLQLRADIITGRLPCSFVTHALLGSYAVQAELGDHDTEEHVGNYVSELRFAPNQTRELEERIMELHKTYRGMTPGEAEIHFLENAKKLSMYGVDLHHAKDSEGIDIMLGVCANGLLIYRDRLRINRFAWPKILKISYKRSNFYIKIRPGEYEQFESTIGFKLPNHRSAKRLWKVCIEHHTFFRLVSPEPPPKGFLVMGSKFRYSGRTQAQTRQASALIDRPAPFFERSSSKRYTMSRSLDGEFSRPASVSENHDAGPEGEKQDEDGEFGSRRRSETEDEEVTTPTKIKELKPEHETTPRHKQEFLDKPEDVLLKHQASINELKRTLKEPNSKLVHRDRDRRLPSSPASSSPKHEDETPKGTPEKATEPSAPKADAVTVKKPEAEGSAPHRDHSTKAGKGAAPTADLRSLSPISGGSAGKEVLTSIFSATAETLSTSTTTHVTKTVKGGFSETRIEKRIIITGDEDVDQDQALALAIKEAKLQHPDMLVTKAVVYRETEPSPEERDKKPQES
- the EPB41L1 gene encoding band 4.1-like protein 1 isoform X13 encodes the protein MTTETGPGSEVRNAQEDAPQQQLEAAAQGPTAAPSPAGRDTDANEKLGAQPDTRNMEPGTDMEDKDYSETDGLSDKTTPSKTQKSPQKTTKKVKSALCRVTLLDASEYECEVEKHARGQVLFDMVCEHLNLLEKDYFGLTFCDSDSQKNWLDPSKEIKKQIRSGPWNFAFTVKFYPPDPAQLTEDITRYYLCLQLRADIITGRLPCSFVTHALLGSYAVQAELGDHDTEEHVGNYVSELRFAPNQTRELEERIMELHKTYRGMTPGEAEIHFLENAKKLSMYGVDLHHAKDSEGIDIMLGVCANGLLIYRDRLRINRFAWPKILKISYKRSNFYIKIRPGEYEQFESTIGFKLPNHRSAKRLWKVCIEHHTFFRLVSPEPPPKGFLVMGSKFRYSGRTQAQTRQASALIDRPAPFFERSSSKRYTMSRSLDGEFSRPASVSENHDAGPEGEKQDEDGEFGSRRRSETEDEEVTTPTKIKELKFLDKPEDVLLKHQASINELKRTLKEPNSKLVHRDRDRRLPSSPASSSPKHEDETPKGTPEKATERAGAREGPEERVKPPRHRAPESDTGDEEPDQEKDSVFLKDNHLAIERKCSSITVSSTSSLEAEVDFTVIGDFHGTAFEDISRSLPELDKDKSETEDEGLVSFQHTDKVVPGLEEDVKGRDKVSQPSPDVSQPEPSAPKADAVTVKKPEAEGSAPHRVSTTDTAQVDGGTPGSRDTTTTTTAQAGTTETALVTSDHSTKAGKGAAPTADLRSLSPISGGSAGKEVLTSIFSATAETLSTSTTTHVTKTVKGGFSETRIEKRIIITGDEDVDQDQALALAIKEAKLQHPDMLVTKAVVYRETEPSPEERDKKPQES
- the EPB41L1 gene encoding band 4.1-like protein 1 isoform X15; this encodes MTTETGPGSEVRNAQEDAPQQQLEAAAQGPTAAPSPAGRDTDANEKLGAQPDTRNMEPGTDMEDKDYSETDGLSDKTTPSKTQKSPQKTTKKVKSALCRVTLLDASEYECEVEKHARGQVLFDMVCEHLNLLEKDYFGLTFCDSDSQKNWLDPSKEIKKQIRSGPWNFAFTVKFYPPDPAQLTEDITRYYLCLQLRADIITGRLPCSFVTHALLGSYAVQAELGDHDTEEHVGNYVSELRFAPNQTRELEERIMELHKTYRGMTPGEAEIHFLENAKKLSMYGVDLHHAKDSEGIDIMLGVCANGLLIYRDRLRINRFAWPKILKISYKRSNFYIKIRPGEYEQFESTIGFKLPNHRSAKRLWKVCIEHHTFFRLVSPEPPPKGFLVMGSKFRYSGRTQAQTRQASALIDRPAPFFERSSSKRYTMSRSLDGEFSRPASVSENHDAGPEGEKQDEDGEFGSRRRSETEDEEVTTPTKIKELKPEHETTPRHKQEFLDKPEDVLLKHQASINELKRTLKEPNSKLVHRDRDRRLPSSPASSSPKHEDETPKGTPEKATEPSAPKADAVTVKKPEAEGSAPHRVDGGTPGSRDTTTTTTAQAGTTETALVTSDHSTKAGKGAAPTADLRSLSPISGGSAGKEVLTSIFSATAETLSTSTTTHVTKTVKGGFSETRIEKRIIITGDEDVDQDQALALAIKEAKLQHPDMLVTKAVVYRETEPSPEERDKKPQES
- the EPB41L1 gene encoding band 4.1-like protein 1 isoform X10, producing MTTETGPGSEVRNAQEDAPQQQLEAAAQGPTAAPSPAGRDTDANEKLGAQPDTRNMEPGTDMEDKDYSETDGLSDKTTPSKTQKSPQKTTKKVKSALCRVTLLDASEYECEVEKHARGQVLFDMVCEHLNLLEKDYFGLTFCDSDSQKNWLDPSKEIKKQIRSGPWNFAFTVKFYPPDPAQLTEDITRYYLCLQLRADIITGRLPCSFVTHALLGSYAVQAELGDHDTEEHVGNYVSELRFAPNQTRELEERIMELHKTYRGMTPGEAEIHFLENAKKLSMYGVDLHHAKDSEGIDIMLGVCANGLLIYRDRLRINRFAWPKILKISYKRSNFYIKIRPGEYEQFESTIGFKLPNHRSAKRLWKVCIEHHTFFRLVSPEPPPKGFLVMGSKFRYSGRTQAQTRQASALIDRPAPFFERSSSKRYTMSRSLDGEFSRPASVSENHDAGPEGEKQDEDGEFGSRRRSETEDEEVTTPTKIKELKPEHETTPRHKQEFLDKPEDVLLKHQASINELKRTLKEPNSKLVHRDRDRRLPSSPASSSPKHEDETPKGTPEKATETMEEDTLEDFASGHGASLSMESFTQKSLVSSPESKSQQPSGEEKDLCDPSVKSSLKEENVKAAVPVVSQRAGAREGPEERVKPPRHRAPESDTGDEEPDQEKDSVFLKDNHLAIERKCSSITVSSTSSLEAEVDFTVIGDFHGTAFEDISRSLPELDKDKSETEDEGLVSFQHTDKVVPGLEEDVKGRDKVSQPSPDVSQPEPSAPKADAVTVKKPEAEGSAPHRVSTTDTAQVDGGTPGSRDTTTTTTAQAGTTETALVTSDHSTKAGKGAAPTADLRSLSPISGGSAGKEVLTSIFSATAETLSTSTTTHVTKTVKGGFSETRIEKRIIITGDEDVDQDQALALAIKEAKLQHPDMLVTKAVVYRETEPSPEERDKKPQES